The following proteins are encoded in a genomic region of Candidatus Bathyarchaeota archaeon:
- a CDS encoding EamA family transporter, producing the protein MNDQWRGSILVLVSAISFGFLPIFARFAYSSGIKVQELLMIRFLLASVIVGVFLYAARRASIPSRNQFLVLIALGGFGYFLQSYLYFTSLLYIPVSVVALVLYTYPAFVMAGSLALGWEKVSIPVAISLFTALTGLALVANPIFNLAAIGLLMVLGAAITYTGYILVSSRILRELSGEVASFYVMISASLSFGIASLLAGRLYIAWNLAGWFWVIMISVISTALAATTFFQGLRLIGPSRASILSLTEPIASIIASFILFKETLTPIQWIGGLLILSAAITVTLSKPSQRKEKHQRNVKA; encoded by the coding sequence ATGAACGATCAATGGCGTGGCAGTATTCTCGTGTTGGTTTCAGCCATCTCATTTGGGTTTTTGCCGATTTTTGCACGCTTCGCCTACTCTAGTGGGATTAAGGTTCAGGAGCTTTTAATGATCAGGTTTCTTCTAGCATCCGTTATAGTTGGTGTATTTCTCTACGCAGCCCGCAGAGCCAGCATTCCCTCAAGAAATCAATTCCTTGTTTTGATAGCCCTAGGAGGGTTTGGATATTTCCTCCAATCCTATCTATATTTCACTTCACTCCTTTACATTCCAGTTTCAGTCGTTGCGCTTGTGCTCTACACCTATCCGGCCTTTGTCATGGCTGGTTCGTTGGCTTTAGGTTGGGAGAAAGTTTCAATCCCTGTTGCCATTTCGCTTTTTACTGCATTAACAGGATTAGCCCTAGTGGCTAACCCAATTTTTAATTTGGCGGCTATCGGGCTGTTAATGGTTCTTGGCGCAGCGATCACCTATACCGGCTACATCTTAGTGAGTAGCCGAATCTTAAGGGAGCTAAGTGGTGAAGTAGCATCCTTTTACGTTATGATTTCAGCGAGCCTGAGCTTCGGGATAGCAAGTTTACTCGCGGGCAGACTTTATATTGCGTGGAACCTAGCAGGATGGTTTTGGGTGATAATGATCTCTGTAATCAGCACTGCTCTTGCTGCAACGACATTCTTCCAAGGGTTAAGATTGATTGGACCATCGAGAGCTTCGATCCTCAGCTTAACGGAGCCTATCGCATCCATTATTGCCTCATTCATCCTCTTCAAAGAAACCCTTACCCCTATTCAATGGATTGGCGGCTTATTAATTCTCTCGGCGGCAATCACCGTAACGCTTTCAAAACCGTCGCAAAGGAAAGAAAAACACCAGAGGAACGTTAAAGCATAA
- a CDS encoding arcadin 1 — protein MAEVTIECKVTAVHPAFDQLGNEYVCVEFAVETKPVSFTAMPTSAPPEAQVIMPILSQIPKMFQQGKAYSNRLVLYFTPEEWERLTRKYAYGEEYEIKVDKNGVIQVTPI, from the coding sequence ATGGCAGAAGTTACAATCGAATGTAAAGTAACAGCTGTACACCCAGCTTTCGACCAGCTTGGAAATGAGTATGTATGCGTGGAATTTGCAGTTGAAACCAAGCCGGTAAGCTTTACCGCCATGCCGACAAGTGCGCCACCAGAAGCACAAGTAATTATGCCAATTCTCAGTCAAATTCCAAAAATGTTTCAACAAGGAAAAGCCTACAGTAATCGTCTCGTGTTGTACTTCACCCCAGAAGAGTGGGAACGACTTACCCGGAAATACGCTTACGGCGAAGAATACGAAATTAAAGTTGATAAAAATGGAGTAATTCAAGTAACTCCAATTTGA
- a CDS encoding phosphatase PAP2 family protein, giving the protein MTMYWGYEILTALTPALFSRIDGTTLIAWEKVYCFGNIPAAYIYWHRLRFRPLDDVMLAVYISHPLNLLIAGLLISKFQPKEFDRYWKTNLAACFTSLAIHALWPTAPPWWGAKTRYFRLEPGRMWGYWGALYEEIVGWVMLAPLLKPYFGPYVTYYGDPFAAFPSLHAALAVLSSTFTWKLTRRTLYRLVILSYISLVFASTVWTGNHFVVDLIAGTVIAILWQAKFEGRIKIVL; this is encoded by the coding sequence ATGACCATGTATTGGGGATATGAAATACTCACAGCTTTGACACCAGCCCTTTTCTCCAGAATAGATGGAACAACTCTGATCGCTTGGGAGAAAGTTTACTGCTTTGGAAACATTCCCGCGGCGTACATCTATTGGCATCGCCTCAGATTTCGGCCACTAGACGATGTCATGTTGGCGGTTTACATCTCACATCCTCTTAACTTGCTTATTGCAGGTCTGCTCATCTCAAAATTTCAACCGAAAGAATTTGATAGGTACTGGAAAACAAATTTAGCTGCATGCTTTACTAGTCTAGCCATTCATGCACTTTGGCCGACTGCTCCACCGTGGTGGGGTGCAAAAACAAGGTATTTTCGACTTGAGCCTGGGCGCATGTGGGGATATTGGGGAGCACTTTATGAAGAAATAGTTGGTTGGGTCATGCTTGCGCCGCTTTTAAAACCGTATTTTGGACCATACGTCACGTATTATGGCGACCCCTTTGCAGCTTTTCCAAGTCTCCACGCAGCCCTAGCGGTTCTCTCGTCAACGTTTACATGGAAACTGACTAGACGAACGCTGTATCGACTTGTAATTCTTAGCTATATCTCACTAGTTTTCGCGAGTACAGTCTGGACCGGGAACCACTTCGTCGTCGACCTCATAGCTGGAACCGTAATTGCCATTCTGTGGCAAGCCAAGTTTGAAGGACGAATTAAAATTGTTCTATAA
- a CDS encoding DUF4382 domain-containing protein, producing MAFEARKLVYFGVAGVLLASLIIAAVVVTPVTAKTGILIVKVTDKPPQRQNLQKLLVIIDQLTAHRKGAGITGDTWVTLQFKEGATQVEIDLLELENVIKDFSITEIPEGNYTMLKMRVVSATAVYSSGEVPLKVPGEHVMMPIHFRIKPGKATTVLLDINYDKVVVSKANTLKPVVKATVLSEPQS from the coding sequence ATGGCCTTTGAAGCCAGAAAATTAGTCTACTTCGGAGTAGCTGGTGTTCTCCTGGCCAGCTTAATAATCGCGGCGGTAGTGGTTACACCTGTAACCGCCAAAACTGGTATTCTAATTGTAAAAGTAACAGACAAGCCTCCACAACGTCAGAATCTACAGAAACTGTTGGTCATCATTGATCAACTTACAGCCCATAGGAAGGGAGCTGGGATTACAGGCGATACTTGGGTAACCTTACAATTCAAAGAAGGTGCCACGCAGGTAGAGATCGATTTGCTTGAGCTTGAAAACGTCATTAAGGATTTTTCAATAACCGAGATCCCTGAAGGAAACTATACGATGCTCAAAATGCGCGTCGTATCAGCTACAGCAGTATATAGTTCCGGCGAAGTGCCGTTAAAAGTACCTGGGGAACACGTAATGATGCCAATCCATTTCCGAATAAAACCCGGAAAAGCCACCACTGTGCTTTTAGACATAAACTACGATAAGGTAGTCGTTAGCAAAGCTAACACCCTTAAACCTGTGGTGAAGGCAACAGTCCTTAGCGAACCACAGTCGTAA